The Limanda limanda chromosome 20, fLimLim1.1, whole genome shotgun sequence genome has a segment encoding these proteins:
- the tnfrsf11a gene encoding tumor necrosis factor receptor superfamily member 11A translates to MRRNFSTSWIFQGWITCALVAFYAQDVESKTLPCDETHYVRGTRCCKKCGPGFRMLAACTDSHPTKCIKCNRGEYQPGWTEEDRCLQQKFCDPIKGFMERPENPVAEEPCRCLPHLQCYPINCEFCERIPTCSAGYGLDEDPESTNGRKVCVACKKGFFSADNNGEQCKQWTNCKAEGRTETHPGSAQADAACGLPVSGATPSWVIVSVLSVITVLCLLILLLFCYKDKLKLLSVNLRSCVQNLKSTRIQQDTLDPLYHSGGPKCSPCEITKLIYQSPHNPSDEPLCTFPTSAPDVKVSLPFTGELTEKAATKGKTVTEERQNEGSGEPEEVSEEEEVPSMPPLMAGSCVCVIPVREPLEVGENEDCSQAVCPGTPGTCSCGGLDGERDGDESGKEERSESGEKGNRDQEKMVLRKSETGAASLVSLSAPLLHGSSVVPPSSPRPELCLPLSQALVSPEFKPNMADGSPLKQEELYRLASTDTTSAVNSTTSAMTSVSPLMTSSSVRDLYLDNPPEASGPEQGQGLSWENNSGNKLSCGESELQCSPESLHSQLAEPTLTSGQVSGNNNTTFISSGQVMNFSGEVIVVYVSQTSVGSDGAGLDDAVRSPVQEEANETAPYLQRAARSRGEGLSRVTVQDETLPVQEVMAERPPGK, encoded by the exons ATGAGACGGAACTTTTCGACGAGTTGGATATTCCAAGGCTGGATAACGTGTGCGCTCGTCGCCTTTTACGCACAG gatgTGGAATCCAAAACTTTACCTTGTGATGAGACTCATTACGTAAGAGGCACCAGATGCTGCAAGAAGTGTGGgccag GCTTCCGTATGCTCGCTGCCTGCACCGACTCTCACCCGACTAAATGTATCAAGTGCAATCGCGGTGAATACCAACCCGGCTGGACCGAAGAGGACCGCTGTCTCCAGCAGAAGTTCTGTGACCCGA TTAAGGGTTTCATGGAGAGGCCTGAGAACCCTGTGGCAGAGGAGCCGTGCCGCTGCCTCCCCCACCTCCAGTGCTACCCCATCAACTGTGAGTTCTGCGAGAGGATTCCCACCTGCAGTGCCGGATACGGCCTCGACGAGGATCCCG AGTCCACGAACGGAAGGAAGGTCTGTGTGGCGTGTAAGAAAGGCTTCTTCTCTGCTGACAACAACGGAGAACAATGCAAACAATGGACTAA ctGTAAGGCCGAGGGCAGGACTGAGACCCATCCAGGCAGCGCTCAGGCCGATGCAGCATGTGGACTCCCTGTGTCTG GTGCCACCCCCTCCTGGGTCATAGTTTCTGTTCTGTCCGTCATCACCGTTCTGTGTCTCctcatcctgctgctcttctgctACAAGGACAAACTGAAGTTACTCTCAG TGAATCTGCGATCCTGTGTTCAGAATCTGAAGAGTACAAGGATACAGCAG GATACATTGGACCCTCTTTACCACAGTGGGGGTCCTAAGTGTTCACCCTGTGAGATCACCAAACTCATCTACCAATCACCACACAACCCATCAGATGAGCCCCTCTGCACATTCCCCACCTCTGCTCCCGACGTCAAGGTCTCGCTGCCCTTCACCGGGGAACTGACAGAGAAGGCAGCGACCAAGGGGAAGACGGTGACGGAGGAGCGACAGAACGAAGGGTCTGGAGAACCGGAGGAGGTGtcggaagaggaggaggtcccCAGCATGCCCCCTCTCATGGCGGGTTCCTGCGTGTGTGTCATCCCTGTTCGCGAGCCACTGGAAGTCGGGGAGAACGAGGACTGCAGCCAGGCGGTCTGCCCCGGGACACCAGGAACCTGCTCGTGTGGAGGGCTggacggagagagggatggagatgaGAGtgggaaagaagagaggagtgagagTGGAGAGAAGGGCAACCGGGATCAAGAAAAGATGGTTTTGCGCAAGAGTGAAACGGGTGCTGCGTCCCtcgtgtctctctctgctccactcctccacggctcctctgtcgtccctccATCCAGCCCACGTCCTGAACTCTGCCTGCCTCTGTCCCAGGCTCTGGTGTCGCCGGAGTTCAAACCCAACATGGCCGACGGGTCACCGCTGAAACAGGAGGAGTTATACAGACTGGCGAGCACAGACACCACCTCAGCCGTGAATAGCACAACCTCTGCGATGACGTCAGTCAGTCCCCTGATGACGTCCTCGTCGGTTAGAGATCTGTACCTGGACAACCCCCCCGAGGCCTCTGGCCCGGAGCAAGGCCAGGGTCTTTCCTGGGAGAATAACAGTGGCAACAAGCTCTCGTGTGGGGAGTCAGAACTGCAGTGCTCCCCCGAGAGCCTCCACAGTCAGCTGGCGGAACCAACGCTTACCTCAG gtcAGGTGTCGGGGAACAACAACACCACCTTCATCTCCAGCGGTCAGGTGATGAACTTCAGTGGTGAGGTCATCGTCGTCTATGTCAGCCAGACATCCGTGGGCAGCGACGGAGCCGGGCTTGACGATGCCGTCCGAAGCCCGGTCCAGGAAGAGGCCAACGAGACGGCTCCGTATTTACAACGCGCTGCCAGGTCACGAGGGGAGGGCTTGTCTCGTGTCACGGTGCAAGACGAGACGCTGCCGGTGCAAGAAGTGATGGCAGAGCGGCCGCCGGGGAAGTGA
- the si:dkey-73n8.3 gene encoding LOW QUALITY PROTEIN: retinol dehydrogenase 11 (The sequence of the model RefSeq protein was modified relative to this genomic sequence to represent the inferred CDS: inserted 1 base in 1 codon): MQAVRSLFVSQWSSDVSLEGKTAIVTGANVGIGKETAKDLASRGARVILACRDMAKAEQAVRDIMREVEGAKVVAKQLDLADTKSICLFAENVYNSEKYLHFLINNAGVAICPHALTVDGYELQFGVNHLGHFFLTFLLLDLLKHSAPARVINLSSAAHAMGRIHFEDLSGEKDYHPVRAYAQSKLANVLFTRELAKRTEGTFGVTTYSVDPGVVKTEITRHIRRPILDVIKTISLLFRTPAEGAYTTIYCAVTPENLLDTXGYYRDCASAKSCRAGQDDGIASKLWAVSCHLLGICWR, encoded by the exons ATGCAAGCAGTCAG gtctctgtttgtctcccaGTGGTCCTCAGATGTGTCCCTGGAGGGAAAGACAGCCATCGTGACGGGGGCTAATGTGGGCATTGGAAAAGAGACGGCCAAGGACCTGGCCAGCAGAG GTGCCCGGGTGATTTTGGCGTGCAGAGACATGGCAAAGGCAGAGCAGGCCGTCCGTGACATCATGAGGGAAGTGGAGGGGGCCAAGGTGGTCGCCAAGCAACTGGATCTCGCTGACACCAAGTCGATCTGCCTGTTTGCCGAGAACGTCTACAACA GTGAAAAGTATCTTCACTTCCTGATCAACAATGCAGGCGTGGCTATTTGCCCTCACGCCCTGACGGTGGATGGATACGAGTTGCAGTTTGGAGTCAATCACTTGG GCCATTTCTTCCTGACCTTCCTGCTACTCGACTTGCTGAAGCACTCTGCCCCAGCCCGCGTCATCAACCTGTCCTCGGCGGCTCACGCCATGGGCAGGATCCACTTCGAAGACCTCAGCGGCGAGAAGGACTACCACCCCGTGCGGGCGTACGCTCAGAGCAAGTTGGCCAACGTCCTGTTCACCAGGGAGCTGGCCAAGAGGACTGAGGGTA CCTTTGGTGTGACGACTTACTCCGTGGACCCCGGGGTGGTGAAAACTGAAATAACCAGGCACATAAGGCGCCCTATTCTGGACGTTATCAAGACCATCAGTTTGCTGTTCAGGACCCCCGCAGAGGGGGCCTACACCACCATCTACTGCGCCGTCACCCCTGAGAACCTGCTGGACA GAGGATACTACAG GGACTGTGCCAGTGCAAAGAGCTGCCGGGCGGGTCAGGATGATGGCATCGCCTCAAAGCTGTGGGCCGTGAGCTGCCACCTGCTGGGCATCTGCTGGAGATAA
- the zgc:112332 gene encoding retinol dehydrogenase 12 has protein sequence MFHSVCCNRWSSDERLDGKTVIITGANTGIGKETARDLARRGARIVMACRDLERAEEARTEILEDTGNENITIRKLDLSDTKSIRAFAELINKEEKQVNILINNAGIMMCPFSKTVDGFELQLGVNHLGHFLLTHLLLDLIKRSAPARIVVVASVAHTWTGLRLDDVNSERSYDTMKAYGQSKLANVLFARSLAKRLHGTGVSVFSLHPGVVQSDLWRHQHQCIQVAVKIFRIFTKTTVEGAQTTIYCAVEPGLESQSGGYFSDCAPARSSRAASDDDSANKLWEISCNMLGITWQ, from the exons ATGTTCCACAG TGTGTGCTGTAACCGCTGGTCTTCTGACGAGAGGCTGGATGGAAAAACAGTCATCATCACTGGGGCCAACACCGGCATTGGCAAAGAAACAGCCAGGGACCTGGCGAGAAGAG GCGCACGCATCGTGATGGCATGCAGAGACCtcgagagagcagaggaggcgCGGACGGAAATTCTGGAAGACACGGGAAACGAGAACATCACCATCAGGAAACTGGATCTGTCCGACACCAAGTCCATCAGAGCGTTCGCTGAGCTCATTAACAAAG AGGAGAAGCAAGTGAACATCCTGATAAACAACGCAGGCATCATGATGTGTCCCTTCTCCAAGACTGTGGACGGCTTCGAGCTGCAGTTGGGAGTCAATCACTTGG GTCACTTCTTGCTCactcacctgctgctggacctcaTCAAGCGTTCAGCTCCGGCCCGTATCGTGGTCGTGGCGTCGGTGGCCCACACCTGGACGGGGCTCCGGCTGGATGACGTCAACAGCGAGAGGAGCTACGACACCATGAAGGCGTACGGACAGAGCAAGCTGGCCAACGTCCTGTTTGCTCGCTCACTGGCCAAACGGCTCCATG GAACCGGGGTGAGCGTGTTCTCCCTGCATCCGGGGGTAGTGCAGTCCGACCTGTGGAGGCACCAGCACCAGTGCATCCAGGTGGCCGTGAAGATTTTCCGGATTTTCACCAAGACGACAGTGGAGGGAGCTCAGACCACCATCTACTGCGCCGTGGAGCCCGGCCTGGAGAGTCAGAGTGGGGGCTACTTCAG tgactGTGCCCCCGCACGCAGCTCGAGGGCGGCCTCCGATGACGACTCAGCAAACAAACTGTGGGaaatcagctgcaacatgcttGGCATCACCTGGCAGTGA